In the Vibrio gigantis genome, one interval contains:
- the truA gene encoding tRNA pseudouridine(38-40) synthase TruA, which yields MKIALGIEYNGTHYFGWQRQRDVKSVQEELEKALSVVANHPVEVMCAGRTDAGVHGTGQVVHFETNVDRKMVAWTMGANANMPKDIAVRWATEVNEDFHARFSATARRYRYIIFNHALRPGILNSGVSHYHGHLDEKKMHEAGQYLLGENDFTSFRATHCQSRSPWRNMIHLNVTRHGHYIVIDIKANAFVHHMVRNITGSLIAVGKGEQKPEWIQWLLEAKDRKVAGATAKAEGLYLVDVDYPEHFELPREPIGPLFLPDNLN from the coding sequence ATGAAAATTGCTTTAGGTATTGAATATAACGGTACCCACTACTTTGGTTGGCAGCGCCAACGAGACGTGAAAAGTGTCCAAGAAGAATTGGAAAAGGCTCTTTCAGTTGTCGCGAATCATCCTGTAGAAGTTATGTGCGCAGGTCGTACAGATGCAGGTGTTCACGGTACGGGACAAGTCGTTCACTTTGAAACTAATGTCGATCGTAAAATGGTGGCATGGACAATGGGCGCGAATGCCAATATGCCAAAAGATATTGCGGTTCGTTGGGCGACAGAAGTGAATGAGGATTTCCATGCTCGTTTCTCTGCTACTGCTCGCCGTTATCGTTACATTATCTTTAACCATGCACTGCGCCCTGGCATTTTGAATTCAGGCGTGAGCCATTATCATGGTCATCTTGATGAGAAAAAAATGCACGAAGCAGGTCAGTACTTACTTGGTGAGAATGACTTTACTTCGTTCAGGGCAACACATTGTCAATCTCGTAGCCCATGGAGAAACATGATTCACTTGAACGTGACTCGCCATGGACACTACATTGTGATCGATATTAAAGCGAATGCGTTTGTTCACCACATGGTGAGGAATATCACTGGTAGCCTTATTGCCGTAGGTAAAGGTGAGCAGAAACCAGAGTGGATCCAGTGGCTTTTAGAAGCTAAAGATCGAAAAGTAGCCGGCGCAACCGCAAAAGCGGAAGGTTTGTATCTGGTGGATGTTGATTATCCAGAACATTTTGAGCTACCACGAGAGCCAATCGGTCCTCTATTTTTGCCGGATAATTTGAACTAA
- the purF gene encoding amidophosphoribosyltransferase: MCGIVGIVGSTPVNQSIYDALTVLQHRGQDAAGICTIESNRFRLRKANGLVKDVFEAKHMQRLQGEVGIGHVRYPTAGSSSASEAQPFYVNSPFGITLAHNGNLTNANEVREKLFEKDRRHVNTTSDSEVLLNVLAHEIDIVKGNVTSDDVFRAVANVHRTIRGAYAVTAMIIGHGMIAFRDPHGIRPLCLGKREVNGKTEYMVASESVALDAVGFDFMRDVAPGEAIYATFDGELFTKQCADNPQLNPCIFEFVYFARPDSFIDKISVYSARVEMGEMLGKRIKEEYADLDIDVVIPIPETSNDIALRIAQAINKPYRQGFVKNRYVGRTFIMPGQQQRKKSVRRKLNAIRSEFKGKNVLLVDDSIVRGTTSEQIIEMARDSGANKVFMVSAAPEVRFPNVYGIDMPSATELIAHGRDNETICKQIGADALIFQTLPDLISAVGMGNQDISRFDTSVFNGEYVTGDIDQAYLDFLDSLRNDDSKVQREIQQDLANLELHNEGA; encoded by the coding sequence ATGTGTGGTATTGTTGGAATCGTGGGTTCAACACCTGTAAACCAGTCTATTTATGACGCTTTAACGGTATTGCAGCATCGTGGCCAAGATGCCGCTGGTATTTGTACCATAGAAAGCAATCGTTTCCGTCTGCGTAAGGCGAACGGTTTAGTAAAAGATGTTTTTGAAGCCAAACACATGCAGCGCCTACAAGGTGAAGTTGGTATTGGCCATGTTCGTTATCCTACTGCGGGTAGTTCAAGTGCGTCTGAAGCTCAGCCTTTCTACGTAAACTCTCCTTTTGGCATTACGTTGGCGCACAACGGTAACCTGACGAACGCTAACGAAGTTCGTGAGAAGTTGTTCGAAAAAGACCGTCGTCATGTAAATACAACCTCTGATTCCGAAGTTCTACTGAACGTATTGGCTCATGAGATCGATATTGTTAAAGGTAACGTGACTTCAGATGACGTTTTCCGCGCTGTGGCAAACGTGCATCGTACTATTCGTGGCGCTTACGCCGTAACCGCGATGATCATCGGCCACGGTATGATCGCATTCCGTGACCCACATGGTATTCGTCCATTGTGTCTTGGCAAGCGTGAAGTTAATGGTAAAACAGAGTACATGGTTGCATCTGAATCGGTAGCACTTGATGCTGTTGGTTTCGACTTCATGCGCGACGTAGCACCGGGTGAAGCTATCTACGCAACGTTCGACGGTGAACTTTTCACTAAACAATGTGCAGACAACCCACAACTAAACCCATGCATCTTTGAGTTTGTATACTTTGCACGCCCAGATTCATTCATCGACAAAATTTCGGTTTACAGCGCACGCGTTGAAATGGGTGAGATGCTAGGTAAGCGTATTAAAGAAGAGTACGCAGACTTAGATATTGATGTGGTTATCCCAATCCCTGAAACATCGAATGATATTGCGCTACGCATCGCTCAAGCGATCAATAAGCCATACCGTCAAGGTTTCGTAAAAAACCGTTATGTTGGACGTACGTTCATCATGCCAGGCCAGCAACAGCGCAAGAAATCGGTTCGCCGTAAGCTCAACGCAATCCGCTCTGAGTTTAAAGGTAAGAACGTTCTACTGGTTGACGATTCTATCGTTCGCGGCACAACATCAGAGCAGATCATTGAGATGGCTCGTGATTCTGGCGCAAACAAGGTTTTCATGGTTTCAGCAGCTCCAGAGGTTCGCTTCCCTAACGTTTACGGCATTGATATGCCGAGCGCGACAGAGCTGATTGCTCATGGTCGTGATAACGAAACGATCTGTAAGCAGATTGGTGCGGACGCATTGATTTTCCAAACACTACCAGACCTGATTTCTGCAGTGGGCATGGGTAACCAAGACATTTCTCGTTTTGATACATCTGTATTTAACGGCGAGTATGTAACAGGCGATATCGACCAAGCTTACCTCGATTTCCTCGACTCTTTGCGTAATGATGACTCAAAGGTTCAGCGAGAGATTCAACAAGACCTCGCTAACTTAGAATTACACAACGAAGGCGCTTAG
- a CDS encoding FimV/HubP family polar landmark protein has translation MFQIFKPWLMPFAFIIATQISVVRADSIRVVGPDGQIQSAPTFSEPLQRAQSTSAEPSRFYGPTRGSETLWSIASKLRPDNSVSVQQTLLAIYRLNPQAFENQNIHSLLPASNLRVPSLEQARASSTQQAINIMNSHLAKLDAPASKPVASKPKALSSDTKNVAPTKSVSTAETAKSPLSSTQSSLAQSAPTQEMNKLEKQLELSETELLSLEEKNHQLRLMLSNVQSEVDELKTELSDEDRIRSEVEKLLDEERRKNAEIEKMAPSAMDELLSNGWLVAALAIIPGLLLGLIIVMLLGRRSKNDEQQQAAQEQPIQPEPSSVAPIALGDEMDDLNELSLDDDLFGTEDEANKLFDDQALAEEDDDVFAGLDESDLDFNLDGEDDDPFASIGENGDLDTNFDDLDLDSSNGISVNGEEKALGLEEMERALDKTAETASDTDEVDFDLSDDNAMSADDIEALLSQESETEDLGSNELDQSLLDDLFALDDEDDDSFDIDALISEEQSDSPSSTETPASDDFDIDALISEQQSDIKPADLSSDDFDIDALISEQQNPEPAAPTANDDIDDIFAQVAAQNDQANDSFNLDSDDEIATNLNSGLASDDDIENILSQFDKPIVDEEPQDSVDLLDEQLAGDDVDLSNSTELLDEMLEDESDDGSESEPLGFDSLSELEEISGLSTDDDLTIAEDSTETLDELIGDSDDDFELDAESTDLLDDLLDSELSGDELSTNASKSESLDPFDDLLTSGIEDELESEEQVFDKELDAAFGFDNTNDEPVKDSDVELTPLTSETSEVEPEQALDISETPQPEVVTDEPLDSEVIQDSPDVKPENDDAFNRDDFIDDLFGVAPATDALLDDSLETTDEALIDELMTSDDNDLLPATEEPAEPSIENAVEPEQVSLSDSKEVSPEEAASSAEDDELDIDSLLSENSDFDKPAFEERVQEETASLESEPKEADVQDQHQDIAASFEDQASPSSLNDISEDDEETVEDWLAEAIEDVESPANVVSDFDFEPKIQGSDQFEDVVESLPEPEPEPEPEPEPEPEPEPEPEPEPEPEPVRAANMPEIIPNEFGVPQDDDWLIEDEASAQETLFEAEVTPEPVAPTVDSQLDAEPQAESAPQVEAATPDSKEELSFDDFELPEFNEEDALAEADVEVIPEQVAPMVDSQLDAEPQAESALQVEATTQDSEEEFSFDDFELPEFNEEDALAEADGEVIPEQVAPMVDSQLDAEPQAESAPQVEATTQDSEEEFSFDDFDLPEFGEEDALAEADAEVIPEQVAPMVDSQLDAEPQAESAPQVETTTQDSEEEFSFDDFDLPEFGEEDALAEADAESTPEPVTPAIDSQPTVEPQSEAAPQTETAKPESEEELSFDDFELPEFGEEDALAEVVSEPDEAQLEQDLSDGTEKFEFDDRDLPEYDEESAKADSVLDDIEQSSAEPVAEDEGVEFDEFDLPEYGEDEAISDAFAEKLTPLTSFSPQGEEQDALHDLFSNPQSFSHSDDFSDVEESELAGFTQPEESLSAASEQNSAPTAVQDEPLEGFDDFDETALAELLSEDVQDSVDNMFDKPLDATSIDSAGLDIDAMLEVGGEDWKGFNLAPEQQSSMHNDVPDDQQEIWASAEQQAEPKIKQENWAQQDNLTESDNSRDKQYMTIDELMAQVEQEGEDVINPDDEELKLDVGLNEFPDVIGDIGNYDVDSNAEAAGKLDLAKIYIEMSDSQGAIKLLEEAIVDGSDDIRREAKNLIDTLNGR, from the coding sequence ATGTTTCAAATTTTCAAGCCGTGGTTAATGCCTTTTGCCTTTATCATTGCGACTCAGATTTCCGTTGTTCGTGCAGATTCCATTCGAGTTGTTGGGCCTGATGGCCAGATACAATCAGCGCCTACGTTTTCAGAACCTCTTCAAAGAGCGCAATCAACCAGCGCTGAGCCTTCACGTTTCTATGGTCCAACTCGTGGCTCAGAAACATTGTGGTCTATTGCTTCAAAGTTACGCCCTGATAACTCCGTTTCCGTCCAACAAACCCTGTTGGCTATTTATCGCTTAAACCCACAAGCGTTTGAAAACCAAAATATCCATAGCCTGTTGCCAGCCAGTAATTTACGTGTGCCTTCTTTAGAGCAAGCACGTGCAAGCTCGACGCAGCAAGCCATCAACATCATGAACTCGCACCTTGCTAAGCTTGATGCCCCTGCGAGTAAGCCTGTCGCTTCAAAACCAAAAGCGTTGAGTTCTGATACAAAAAATGTGGCACCTACCAAGTCAGTAAGCACTGCTGAAACCGCCAAAAGTCCATTGTCTTCAACTCAATCTTCTCTAGCTCAATCCGCTCCAACTCAAGAGATGAACAAGTTAGAGAAGCAGCTAGAGCTTTCAGAAACTGAACTCTTGTCACTTGAAGAGAAAAATCACCAACTTCGTTTGATGTTATCGAATGTTCAATCAGAAGTTGATGAGCTTAAAACTGAGCTCAGTGATGAAGACCGCATTCGTAGCGAAGTGGAAAAGCTGCTTGATGAAGAGCGCAGAAAGAATGCCGAAATTGAAAAAATGGCACCAAGTGCCATGGACGAACTGCTATCGAATGGTTGGTTAGTAGCGGCTCTTGCGATTATTCCAGGTCTGCTACTTGGTTTGATCATTGTGATGCTGTTAGGCCGTCGTTCTAAAAATGATGAGCAACAGCAAGCTGCTCAAGAACAGCCGATTCAGCCAGAACCAAGCAGCGTTGCGCCTATTGCATTGGGCGACGAGATGGACGACCTTAACGAGCTGTCTTTAGACGATGACTTGTTTGGTACGGAAGATGAAGCCAACAAGTTGTTTGACGATCAAGCGTTAGCTGAAGAAGACGACGATGTCTTTGCCGGTTTAGATGAATCTGATCTCGATTTCAATCTAGATGGTGAAGACGATGATCCGTTTGCCAGCATTGGTGAAAACGGTGATTTAGATACGAACTTCGACGATTTAGATTTAGACAGCAGCAACGGTATCAGTGTCAATGGTGAAGAGAAGGCGCTTGGTCTTGAAGAGATGGAGCGTGCACTAGACAAAACAGCGGAAACCGCAAGCGATACTGATGAGGTCGATTTTGATCTTTCTGATGATAACGCAATGTCTGCTGATGACATTGAAGCTTTACTATCTCAAGAGTCTGAAACTGAAGATCTCGGTTCCAACGAATTAGACCAATCTTTGTTAGATGATCTGTTTGCTCTTGATGACGAAGATGATGATAGCTTCGATATTGACGCTCTGATTTCGGAAGAGCAAAGTGATTCGCCTTCTAGCACTGAAACACCTGCAAGCGATGATTTTGATATTGATGCGCTGATCTCAGAGCAACAAAGCGATATTAAACCGGCTGATTTGAGCTCTGACGACTTTGATATTGATGCTCTAATTTCCGAACAGCAGAATCCTGAGCCAGCGGCGCCGACAGCAAATGATGATATTGATGACATCTTTGCGCAGGTTGCCGCTCAGAACGATCAAGCGAATGATTCGTTTAACCTCGATAGCGATGATGAAATTGCCACTAACCTAAACAGTGGTTTGGCGTCTGATGATGATATTGAAAATATTCTGTCTCAGTTCGATAAGCCAATTGTAGATGAAGAACCTCAAGACAGCGTTGACCTACTTGATGAGCAATTGGCTGGCGATGATGTAGATCTAAGTAACTCGACAGAACTTCTTGATGAAATGTTGGAAGATGAATCGGATGATGGGTCTGAAAGTGAGCCTTTAGGTTTTGATTCCTTATCTGAACTTGAAGAGATTTCTGGTTTATCGACCGATGATGACCTAACCATCGCAGAAGACAGCACGGAAACGTTGGATGAATTGATAGGTGACTCTGATGATGATTTCGAACTTGACGCTGAAAGTACCGACTTACTGGATGATTTACTTGATAGTGAATTGTCAGGTGATGAGCTTTCGACGAATGCATCAAAATCAGAATCTTTAGACCCGTTTGATGACTTACTGACAAGTGGTATTGAAGACGAGCTTGAATCTGAAGAGCAGGTGTTTGATAAAGAGTTAGACGCAGCCTTTGGTTTTGACAACACCAACGATGAGCCTGTAAAGGATTCAGACGTTGAGCTTACTCCGTTAACCTCAGAAACATCCGAAGTTGAGCCTGAGCAAGCGTTGGATATTAGTGAAACACCACAACCTGAAGTCGTTACTGATGAACCGTTAGATTCGGAAGTGATTCAAGACAGTCCTGACGTTAAACCCGAAAATGATGATGCCTTTAATCGTGATGACTTTATCGATGATTTGTTCGGTGTCGCACCGGCAACGGATGCTTTGCTTGATGACTCGCTAGAAACAACAGACGAAGCGTTGATTGATGAGTTGATGACTTCTGATGACAATGATTTGTTGCCAGCGACAGAAGAGCCTGCTGAACCATCAATTGAAAATGCTGTTGAACCAGAGCAAGTGTCTCTTTCAGACAGCAAAGAAGTATCACCGGAAGAAGCCGCATCATCGGCCGAAGATGATGAACTGGATATCGACTCGCTGTTATCTGAGAATTCTGATTTTGACAAACCAGCTTTTGAAGAGCGAGTTCAAGAAGAAACTGCGTCACTAGAATCAGAACCGAAAGAAGCCGACGTACAAGATCAGCATCAAGACATCGCTGCTAGTTTTGAAGATCAAGCTTCGCCATCGTCTTTAAATGATATCTCTGAGGATGATGAAGAGACGGTTGAAGACTGGCTAGCTGAAGCCATCGAAGATGTAGAGTCACCTGCGAACGTTGTCTCTGATTTTGACTTTGAACCGAAAATCCAAGGTAGCGATCAGTTTGAAGATGTCGTTGAATCCTTGCCAGAGCCAGAGCCAGAGCCAGAGCCAGAGCCAGAGCCAGAGCCAGAGCCAGAGCCAGAGCCAGAGCCAGAGCCAGAGCCAGAGCCAGTTCGAGCTGCAAATATGCCAGAGATCATTCCGAATGAATTTGGCGTACCACAAGACGATGATTGGCTGATTGAAGACGAGGCATCTGCACAAGAAACATTGTTTGAAGCTGAAGTAACACCAGAGCCCGTTGCTCCTACTGTTGACTCTCAATTAGACGCTGAGCCTCAAGCTGAATCGGCACCGCAAGTTGAAGCTGCCACGCCAGACAGCAAAGAAGAGCTCTCGTTTGATGACTTCGAGTTGCCAGAGTTTAATGAAGAAGACGCATTGGCAGAAGCCGATGTTGAAGTAATACCAGAGCAAGTTGCTCCTATGGTTGACTCTCAACTGGATGCTGAGCCTCAAGCTGAATCGGCACTGCAAGTTGAAGCTACCACACAAGACAGCGAAGAAGAGTTCTCGTTTGATGACTTCGAGTTGCCAGAGTTTAATGAAGAAGACGCATTGGCAGAAGCTGATGGTGAAGTAATACCAGAGCAAGTTGCTCCTATGGTTGACTCTCAACTGGATGCTGAGCCTCAAGCAGAATCGGCACCGCAAGTTGAAGCTACCACACAGGACAGCGAAGAAGAGTTCTCGTTTGACGACTTTGATTTGCCAGAGTTTGGCGAAGAAGATGCATTAGCGGAAGCTGATGCTGAAGTAATACCAGAGCAAGTTGCTCCTATGGTTGACTCTCAACTGGATGCTGAGCCTCAAGCAGAATCGGCACCGCAAGTTGAAACTACCACACAGGACAGCGAAGAAGAGTTCTCGTTTGACGACTTTGATTTGCCAGAGTTTGGCGAAGAAGATGCATTAGCGGAAGCTGATGCTGAATCAACACCAGAACCCGTAACGCCAGCTATTGACTCTCAACCAACCGTTGAGCCTCAATCTGAAGCAGCACCACAGACTGAAACTGCGAAACCAGAAAGCGAAGAAGAGCTCTCGTTTGATGACTTTGAGCTGCCAGAGTTCGGTGAAGAAGATGCATTAGCTGAAGTGGTGAGTGAACCGGATGAAGCGCAGTTAGAGCAAGACTTATCTGATGGCACTGAGAAGTTCGAATTCGATGACCGTGACCTTCCTGAATACGATGAAGAAAGTGCAAAAGCCGACTCTGTCTTAGATGATATTGAGCAAAGCAGTGCTGAGCCAGTAGCAGAAGATGAAGGCGTAGAGTTTGATGAGTTTGATTTGCCTGAATATGGTGAAGACGAAGCGATCTCTGATGCATTTGCAGAGAAGTTGACACCATTGACATCTTTCAGCCCACAAGGCGAAGAGCAAGATGCGTTACACGATTTGTTCTCAAACCCGCAAAGCTTCAGTCATTCTGATGATTTCTCGGATGTAGAAGAGTCTGAATTGGCTGGCTTTACGCAGCCAGAAGAATCACTGAGCGCGGCTTCAGAGCAAAACTCAGCGCCTACAGCGGTTCAAGACGAGCCACTAGAAGGTTTTGATGATTTCGATGAAACAGCATTGGCTGAGTTGCTTTCTGAAGATGTTCAAGACTCTGTCGACAACATGTTCGATAAGCCATTGGATGCAACATCGATTGATAGTGCAGGGCTAGACATTGATGCGATGCTTGAAGTCGGTGGTGAAGATTGGAAAGGTTTTAATTTAGCTCCAGAGCAACAATCGAGCATGCACAATGATGTTCCTGATGATCAACAAGAGATTTGGGCGTCGGCAGAACAGCAAGCTGAACCTAAAATCAAGCAAGAGAATTGGGCTCAACAAGACAATCTAACCGAATCAGATAACAGTCGCGATAAGCAATATATGACGATTGATGAACTGATGGCTCAAGTAGAGCAAGAAGGTGAAGACGTTATTAATCCCGATGACGAAGAATTGAAGCTGGATGTTGGCCTAAATGAATTCCCAGACGTTATCGGTGATATTGGCAACTATGATGTTGATAGCAATGCAGAGGCTGCAGGTAAGCTTGATTTAGCCAAAATCTATATCGAGATGAGCGATTCGCAAGGGGCTATTAAGCTTCTTGAGGAGGCGATAGTTGACGGAAGCGATGACATTCGCCGCGAGGCCAAGAATCTTATTGATACGTTAAACGGTCGATAA
- the folC gene encoding bifunctional tetrahydrofolate synthase/dihydrofolate synthase: MSQQPIPQATSSLEMWLDYLSNIHTSAIDLGLDRVQAVASKANLTKPAQHVITVAGTNGKGSTCALMEAILLDAGYSVGVYSSPHLIRYNERVRINGQDLSDEKMVQSFDFIEKERGEISLSFFEYGTLAALRAFQTEAVDVVLLEVGLGGRLDATNIVDHDVSVITSLAVDHVDWLGDDINVIGFEKAGIYRSGKPAICGQPKPPATVAAHADDIKAEFYQVGIQYTYDVDGDTWNWHSGAFQLESLPIPSLPLPNAATALMALGTSELSISDVNVVNGMKNAQLPGRMQQISDQPVIVLDVAHNPHSAEYFAQQVTKKYSGKSLHVVVAMLHDKDIPATLEVLAPITTHWYPASLQGPRAATAAELCKSLPQGVEQYSTPVAAFEAALASVQGDDVVLVVGSFHTVGEVLEHWQKKGN; the protein is encoded by the coding sequence ATGAGTCAACAACCTATTCCTCAAGCCACATCCTCTTTGGAGATGTGGCTTGATTATTTATCAAACATCCACACCAGCGCTATTGATCTTGGATTAGACCGAGTTCAGGCCGTCGCCTCTAAGGCAAACCTCACCAAACCTGCTCAACACGTCATTACTGTTGCCGGAACCAATGGCAAAGGCTCAACGTGTGCCCTGATGGAAGCGATTCTATTGGATGCTGGTTACTCTGTCGGTGTCTACAGCTCTCCTCACTTGATTCGCTATAACGAACGTGTTCGTATCAATGGCCAAGATCTCTCTGATGAGAAGATGGTTCAGTCTTTCGATTTCATTGAGAAAGAGCGTGGCGAAATCAGTCTTAGCTTTTTCGAATACGGCACCTTAGCGGCGTTACGTGCATTTCAAACGGAAGCGGTAGATGTCGTGCTATTGGAAGTGGGGTTAGGCGGTCGTTTAGATGCAACGAATATCGTTGATCATGACGTATCTGTAATTACGAGCTTGGCTGTCGACCACGTTGATTGGCTTGGCGATGATATTAATGTGATTGGCTTCGAGAAAGCGGGTATTTATCGTAGTGGTAAGCCAGCTATCTGCGGTCAACCTAAGCCCCCGGCTACGGTTGCAGCGCACGCTGATGATATTAAGGCTGAGTTTTACCAGGTTGGTATTCAATACACTTATGATGTGGATGGTGATACGTGGAACTGGCACAGCGGTGCATTCCAATTAGAATCTCTACCTATTCCAAGCCTCCCGCTACCGAACGCAGCAACCGCGTTGATGGCATTAGGTACATCAGAACTTAGCATCAGTGATGTGAATGTCGTTAATGGTATGAAGAACGCACAGCTTCCTGGGCGTATGCAGCAAATTAGCGATCAACCCGTGATTGTTCTTGATGTGGCACACAACCCACATTCAGCCGAGTACTTTGCACAGCAAGTAACGAAGAAATACTCAGGCAAAAGTTTACACGTTGTAGTCGCTATGCTTCATGACAAAGATATTCCAGCGACATTGGAAGTATTAGCGCCCATCACAACACATTGGTATCCAGCTTCATTGCAAGGCCCACGCGCGGCAACAGCGGCTGAATTGTGTAAAAGCCTACCTCAAGGCGTAGAGCAGTATTCAACCCCTGTCGCAGCGTTTGAAGCGGCTTTAGCTTCTGTTCAAGGCGACGATGTTGTGTTGGTGGTCGGTTCTTTCCATACCGTAGGCGAAGTCTTGGAGCATTGGCAGAAAAAAGGAAACTAA
- the accD gene encoding acetyl-CoA carboxylase, carboxyltransferase subunit beta, protein MSWLEKILEKSNIVTSRKASIPEGVWTKCTSCEQVLYHAELERNLEVCPKCDHHMRMKARRRLDTFLDKGERVELGTDLEPQDKLKFKDSKRYKERISAAQKNSGETDALVAMKGELLGLPIVACAFEFSFMGGSMGSVVGARFVKAVDAAIENNCGLVCFSASGGARMQEALMSLMQMAKTSAALERLSAKGLPFVSVMTDPTMGGVSASLAMLGDINIGEPKALIGFAGRRVIEQTVREDLPEGFQRSEFLLDHGAIDMIVDRREMRQRVASLVAKMTNQPSPLVVSVNDSPNEATYEVPEAPEKG, encoded by the coding sequence ATGAGTTGGCTTGAAAAGATTTTAGAAAAAAGCAACATCGTAACATCTCGTAAAGCGTCTATCCCTGAGGGTGTTTGGACTAAATGTACTTCTTGTGAGCAGGTTCTGTACCATGCTGAACTAGAGCGTAACCTAGAAGTATGTCCGAAATGTGACCATCACATGCGCATGAAAGCACGTCGCCGTCTAGATACATTCCTAGACAAAGGTGAGCGTGTTGAACTAGGCACTGATCTTGAGCCACAAGATAAGCTGAAATTTAAAGATTCTAAGCGTTACAAAGAACGTATCTCTGCTGCTCAAAAGAACAGTGGTGAGACAGATGCACTAGTTGCAATGAAAGGCGAACTGCTTGGTTTACCTATCGTTGCGTGTGCTTTTGAATTCTCATTCATGGGCGGCTCAATGGGTTCTGTTGTAGGTGCTCGTTTTGTGAAAGCGGTTGATGCTGCGATTGAAAACAACTGTGGTTTAGTTTGTTTCTCTGCAAGTGGTGGTGCGCGTATGCAAGAGGCTCTTATGTCTCTAATGCAAATGGCGAAAACCAGTGCTGCTCTAGAGCGTTTATCTGCAAAAGGCCTACCGTTTGTTTCAGTAATGACTGATCCAACAATGGGTGGTGTTTCTGCAAGTTTGGCAATGCTTGGCGATATCAACATTGGTGAACCAAAAGCACTGATCGGTTTTGCTGGACGTCGTGTAATCGAACAAACTGTACGTGAAGACCTTCCTGAAGGTTTCCAACGCAGTGAGTTCCTATTAGACCACGGTGCTATCGACATGATTGTTGACCGTCGTGAGATGCGTCAGCGCGTTGCAAGCCTTGTTGCTAAAATGACCAACCAGCCTTCACCATTAGTAGTTTCTGTGAACGATTCACCGAATGAAGCTACTTATGAAGTACCAGAAGCGCCAGAAAAAGGGTAA
- a CDS encoding SPOR domain-containing protein, with translation MASKFQSRLVGTIILVAIGVIVLPDVLDGKKLHYKEEFASIPIKPELDSNVEVFEVLDPVEDQIALPDSPVERVVESGVDDNSDTQTASVSEKEADKVAVVVKPVPEKNEYQDSAWIIQLMALKNADNAKSVVKDLQKRGYQAHTKQEKTFTRVIIGPDVSKSKLERQIKELEKITGSKGQLLKFKPLNP, from the coding sequence ATGGCAAGTAAATTCCAAAGCCGATTAGTCGGCACCATCATTTTAGTGGCCATTGGCGTGATAGTATTGCCAGATGTGCTCGATGGTAAGAAGCTCCACTATAAAGAAGAGTTTGCAAGCATTCCGATTAAGCCAGAGCTTGATAGTAATGTTGAAGTGTTTGAAGTGCTCGATCCCGTTGAAGATCAGATCGCACTACCGGACTCTCCGGTTGAGCGAGTGGTCGAAAGTGGCGTTGATGATAATTCAGATACGCAAACGGCGTCGGTTTCTGAAAAAGAAGCAGACAAAGTGGCAGTGGTGGTTAAGCCGGTACCAGAAAAAAATGAATACCAAGACAGCGCTTGGATCATTCAATTGATGGCTTTAAAGAATGCTGACAACGCAAAAAGCGTGGTTAAGGATTTGCAAAAGCGTGGTTACCAAGCTCACACCAAGCAAGAAAAAACTTTTACGCGAGTAATTATTGGCCCGGATGTGTCTAAATCCAAACTTGAGCGACAAATTAAGGAATTAGAAAAAATTACGGGTTCAAAAGGCCAATTGCTCAAATTTAAACCGCTAAATCCATAA
- a CDS encoding CvpA family protein: MNWLDFVILGVIGFSAVISLVRGFAKEALSLVIWFGAFFIASQYYAKLAMYFTNIEDEMFRNGTAIAALFVATLVVGALVNYVIGQLVQKTGLSGTDRILGVVFGGLRGVLIVSAVLFFMDAFTAFPSSEWWKNSQLVPEFSRIIAPFFEHLQATSSFLSGAL; the protein is encoded by the coding sequence ATGAATTGGTTAGATTTTGTCATTTTAGGCGTGATCGGCTTCTCTGCCGTGATCAGTTTAGTTCGTGGTTTCGCTAAAGAAGCCTTGTCACTCGTAATTTGGTTTGGAGCATTTTTCATTGCTAGCCAGTACTACGCTAAATTAGCGATGTACTTCACCAATATCGAAGATGAGATGTTTCGAAACGGAACTGCGATAGCAGCATTGTTTGTTGCAACGTTAGTTGTTGGTGCCTTAGTTAACTATGTCATCGGTCAGCTAGTTCAGAAAACAGGCCTGTCAGGTACAGACAGAATCCTCGGTGTCGTCTTTGGTGGCTTACGTGGTGTTTTGATTGTTTCTGCAGTGTTGTTTTTCATGGATGCGTTTACTGCATTCCCAAGTTCTGAGTGGTGGAAGAATTCGCAGTTGGTTCCGGAGTTTAGTCGAATCATTGCGCCGTTCTTCGAGCATTTACAAGCAACATCTAGTTTCTTATCTGGCGCGCTCTAG